One region of Streptococcus salivarius genomic DNA includes:
- a CDS encoding bile acid:sodium symporter family protein, which translates to MESLVSFSKWLSKWFTVAVILWATFNYALPVTSSWVIPNTAYLLGLILFGMGLTLTTEDFKRIAKRPIPVVLGTVAHYVIMPGLAWLLCMIFHLKGATAAGVILVGSCPSGTSSSVMAFLSGGDVALDVSIETLSTLLAPLMIPTLLSFLAGQYVSVPAQSLFLSTLRIVVVPIILGVLIHSIFGKKIDAIIKIMPLISQAAILLIVGAVVSANHANIFTAATALVIPVVMLHNLCGYALGFGFSKILGLEEPQQKAITFEVGMQDSSLGATLAMKYFVPQAAIPSTIFSIWHNISGSILSSWWKNHSKNN; encoded by the coding sequence TGGCTCAGCAAATGGTTTACTGTAGCTGTTATCCTCTGGGCGACCTTTAACTATGCCCTTCCCGTAACTAGTAGTTGGGTTATTCCCAATACGGCTTATCTGCTTGGTTTGATTCTCTTTGGTATGGGACTTACCTTAACCACTGAAGATTTTAAACGTATTGCTAAGCGTCCAATTCCAGTTGTTCTTGGGACTGTTGCCCATTATGTCATCATGCCTGGTTTGGCTTGGTTACTTTGTATGATTTTCCATCTGAAAGGTGCGACAGCAGCAGGGGTTATCCTTGTTGGGTCTTGTCCAAGTGGGACTTCATCTAGTGTCATGGCCTTCCTTTCAGGTGGGGATGTTGCCTTGGATGTCTCTATTGAAACCCTCTCAACTCTCTTGGCCCCACTCATGATTCCAACCCTCTTGTCATTCTTGGCTGGTCAGTACGTGAGTGTCCCTGCCCAAAGCCTCTTCCTTAGTACCTTGCGTATCGTGGTTGTCCCTATCATCTTGGGTGTACTCATTCACTCAATCTTTGGTAAGAAAATTGATGCCATCATCAAGATTATGCCTTTGATTTCTCAAGCTGCCATCCTCTTGATTGTTGGAGCAGTGGTTTCTGCCAACCATGCCAATATTTTCACAGCAGCGACAGCCCTTGTCATCCCAGTTGTCATGCTCCACAACCTTTGTGGTTATGCCCTTGGTTTTGGATTTTCAAAAATCCTTGGTTTGGAAGAACCACAACAAAAAGCCATTACCTTCGAAGTGGGGATGCAAGACTCAAGTCTTGGAGCAACCCTTGCCATGAAATATTTCGTGCCACAAGCTGCGATTCCATCGACTATCTTTAGTATTTGGCACAATATCTCAGGTTCCATCCTCTCATCATGGTGGAAGAACCATTCAAAAAATAATTAA